In Cystobacter fuscus DSM 2262, the genomic window GGATTCAAAAAGTTTTTTCCGGGCGGTTTCCGCTCAGTGGACCTGGAGCCTCAGAGGCGGGGACTTCACGGTGTCGAAGAGATCCGTGCGGGAGAGGGTGAAGTCGTAGCTGTTGCCCTTCGCGGTGGCGGTGGGAGTGCCGGAGAGCCGGCCCGTGGACGAGTCGAGCGCGATGCCCGGAGGGAGCACTCCACCGGGCTCCACCTTCCAGTTGCCGGAGTAGGGGGAGGTGATCTGCATGGAGTAGTCGTAGCTCACGCCTACCTTCCCCGCGGGCACGGAGCGGGTGCGGATGCAGGTGAGCGAGCAGGAGCTGGCGGTGAGTTGCAGCAGGAGGGTGACCGTCTGGGGAGGCCGGGCGTCATCCGTCACCCGGACGTCGAAGGAGTTGCCCGTGGCGCTCGATTTTCCCTGGACGTACCCGTTGGCGCTCAGGACGAGGCCCGCGGGGAGTGAGTTGGGCTGCACGAGTTCGAAGCGGTAGGGCGACCGGCCTCCCAGCGCCGACAGCTGTTCCGTATAGGTCTCCCCCTTGGGGAAGTCCGCGAGCACGCCCGGTCCGGCCAGGATCAAGGGAGCATGGATGCGCACGGAGAACGCGCGCTCGGTGGAGCGTGCCTCCCGGTCCACCAGCCCGAGCGTGAACTGGAACTCCCCCGTCGTCGTCGGCTTGCCGGACAGGATGCCCCCATCGAGCCGCAGGCCCGGAGGCAGCTCGCCCCGGGTCGAGAAGGTGTAGGGCGGCGTGCCGCCCCGGGCCCGGAACTGGAAGGCGTAGTCCACCCCCTCCACGCCATCGCCCAGGGTCTCCTCCTCGAGCAGGAGGGGGTCGACTCCCGCGTCGCCCTGTTGCGCCGGGGGAGGTGTGCCTCCGTCGTCTCCCGCCGGTACCTCGGGGAGGCACGGCCCCCGCGCACCACAGTCCGGCAGGCAGATGCGCTCGGGGCCGAGGCACGAGGAGCCCGCCGGACACCCTCCCTGGTCATCACAGGGGGGAAAGCGCGAGAGGTCCGGCACGAAGACGCACGCGGACGTGGAAAGGAGAAACGAGGGGAGCAACGAGACGAACAACGAGAGGCGCAACGCCGCTCCTGGCACCCACCGGCTCATGGCAACTCCCAGAGGAAGAGGACGGTTCCTCCCGCCCCGAGCAACGCGCCCGCGCCCAGCAGCACGTTGGCCGTGGTGGCCCGCGAGCGTCCCTCCCGCAGCCGCGCGGCGAAGCACTCGCGGAACACCTGGCCCTCGCCCCCACAGTCCGCGCCGCCGGTGGACAGGGTCTTCTGGCTCTGGCGCGCGGCGAGCCCGAAGCCCACGCCCACCGCGAGCGCCACGCCTCCCGCGGTCACCATCACCGTGGGCAGCACC contains:
- a CDS encoding Ig domain-containing protein produces the protein MSRWVPGAALRLSLFVSLLPSFLLSTSACVFVPDLSRFPPCDDQGGCPAGSSCLGPERICLPDCGARGPCLPEVPAGDDGGTPPPAQQGDAGVDPLLLEEETLGDGVEGVDYAFQFRARGGTPPYTFSTRGELPPGLRLDGGILSGKPTTTGEFQFTLGLVDREARSTERAFSVRIHAPLILAGPGVLADFPKGETYTEQLSALGGRSPYRFELVQPNSLPAGLVLSANGYVQGKSSATGNSFDVRVTDDARPPQTVTLLLQLTASSCSLTCIRTRSVPAGKVGVSYDYSMQITSPYSGNWKVEPGGVLPPGIALDSSTGRLSGTPTATAKGNSYDFTLSRTDLFDTVKSPPLRLQVH